One Panulirus ornatus isolate Po-2019 chromosome 1, ASM3632096v1, whole genome shotgun sequence genomic region harbors:
- the LOC139750210 gene encoding uncharacterized protein isoform X1 — translation MIQGKLKFQNMSKKIEDSELQTLTLSPTNTNDDDSSPFVNPASDETSFPISPPPSYSSLATTSTAPTVEKRKLERMVSAPGNNSTKIVPALRVSTPPGSARISYTNERGTEKKIDLSKISRDRPSSGNSLGQKKDALRQTDCPLPSPSHVVPIGSVSNGFQISKSDLKTGDLENTLTFSRGSYPTKGAIRIHGDQSVEVGYIKPLPRHTLTGSGNASSVPHGPGVTFLTPPSRGIPSGRGKSNSRVWLGKPVVRSGLRMRGGLDSRQMDRPIQHHTFLADTADVRQIEQGLLQLMEDFQAGNLRAFGKDSRLRQMEAIREQQERLARLHFDVGAEQDLYPPLSEEGLRTSHDNMRTLMEKLAQLSESIERLHTNTSGERKISSNERKIASSQSTNQRVNENVSHSKFQSGNWNQHTPENHMTNHHSTESPVSMPLHSNCNSHLINSVAQHASPGNSRLNHGQHATNRLRSSAGTQVGGLLKNGKVADS, via the exons ATGATTCAAG GTAAACTGAAATTTCAAAACATGTCAAAGAAAATTGAGGATAGTGAGCTTCAGACGCTCACACTCTCCCCAACTAATACCAATGATGACGATTCTTCACCCTTTGTGAATCCTGCCAGTGACGAGACATCATTTCCAATCAGTCCACCGCCATCATATTCCTCATTG GCAACAACAAGCACTGCACCAActgtggaaaaaaggaaattagaGAGGATGGTTAGTGCCCCAGGGAATAATTCCACCAAAATAGTGCCAGCTCTGAGG GTTTCAACTCCTCCTGGTTCTGCCCGAATAAGTTACACAAATGAGAGAGGTACTGAGAAGAAAATTGATCTAAGCAAGATTAGTCGTGATCGTCCATCTTCTGGGAACTCTCTTGGACAGAAGAAAG ATGCCCTACGCCAAACGGACTGCCCTCTGCCTTCTCCTAGCCATGTTGTACCCATTGGGTCAGTTAGTAATGGATTCCAAATATCTAAGTCTGACCTTAAGACTGGAGACTTGGAAAATACCCTGACATTCTCCCGTGGTTCTTATCCAACCAAGGGAGCTATTAGAATACATGGAGACCAGTCCGTTGAAGTTGGCTACATTAAGCCTCTTCCAAGGCATACCCTTACTGGTTCAGGGAATGCAAGCTCTGTCCCACATGGACCAGGTGTTACATTTCTTACACCACCTAGCAGAGGGATTCCAAGTGGTAGAGGGAAATCAAACTCCAGAGTGTGGCTAGGCAAACCAGTAGTGCGGTCAGGGCTCAGAATGAGGGGAGGTTTAGACTCCCGTCAAATGGATCGGCCAATCCAGCATCACACCTTCCTGGCAGATACGGCAGATGTGCGGCAGATTGAACAAGGTCTCCTACAGCTGATGGAAGACTTCCAGGCAGGGAATCTACGAGCTTTTG GGAAAGATTCTCGATTACGACAGATGGAAGCGATAAGAGAGCAACAAGAGAGATTAGCACGACTTCACTTTGACGTAGGAGCAGAACAG GATCTGTATCCACCGTTGTCTGAGGAAGGGTTAAGAACATCCCATGATAATATGAGAACACTTATGGAAAAACTTGCTCAGCTCTCAGAATCTATTGAACGTCTGCACACTAATACAAGTGGTGAAAGGAAAATTAGTAGTAATGAACGAAAGATTGCTTCTtctcagtcaaccaaccaacgagTCAATGAAAATGTAAGTCATTCAAAGTTTCAATCAGGGAACTGGAATCAGCACACACCTGAAAATCATATGACCAACCATCACAGTACTGAGTCCCCTGTCAGTATGCCTCTTCACAGTAACTGTAACAGCCACCTAATCAACAGTGTTGCTCAGCATGCTAGTCCTGGAAATTCCCGCTTAAACCATGGGCAGCATGCAACAAACCGACTCAGAAGCTCAGCTGGAACTCAAGTTGGTGGTTTGCTGAAGAATGGAAAGGTGGCAGATTCCTGA
- the LOC139750210 gene encoding uncharacterized protein isoform X2: MSKKIEDSELQTLTLSPTNTNDDDSSPFVNPASDETSFPISPPPSYSSLATTSTAPTVEKRKLERMVSAPGNNSTKIVPALRVSTPPGSARISYTNERGTEKKIDLSKISRDRPSSGNSLGQKKDALRQTDCPLPSPSHVVPIGSVSNGFQISKSDLKTGDLENTLTFSRGSYPTKGAIRIHGDQSVEVGYIKPLPRHTLTGSGNASSVPHGPGVTFLTPPSRGIPSGRGKSNSRVWLGKPVVRSGLRMRGGLDSRQMDRPIQHHTFLADTADVRQIEQGLLQLMEDFQAGNLRAFGKDSRLRQMEAIREQQERLARLHFDVGAEQDLYPPLSEEGLRTSHDNMRTLMEKLAQLSESIERLHTNTSGERKISSNERKIASSQSTNQRVNENVSHSKFQSGNWNQHTPENHMTNHHSTESPVSMPLHSNCNSHLINSVAQHASPGNSRLNHGQHATNRLRSSAGTQVGGLLKNGKVADS, encoded by the exons ATGTCAAAGAAAATTGAGGATAGTGAGCTTCAGACGCTCACACTCTCCCCAACTAATACCAATGATGACGATTCTTCACCCTTTGTGAATCCTGCCAGTGACGAGACATCATTTCCAATCAGTCCACCGCCATCATATTCCTCATTG GCAACAACAAGCACTGCACCAActgtggaaaaaaggaaattagaGAGGATGGTTAGTGCCCCAGGGAATAATTCCACCAAAATAGTGCCAGCTCTGAGG GTTTCAACTCCTCCTGGTTCTGCCCGAATAAGTTACACAAATGAGAGAGGTACTGAGAAGAAAATTGATCTAAGCAAGATTAGTCGTGATCGTCCATCTTCTGGGAACTCTCTTGGACAGAAGAAAG ATGCCCTACGCCAAACGGACTGCCCTCTGCCTTCTCCTAGCCATGTTGTACCCATTGGGTCAGTTAGTAATGGATTCCAAATATCTAAGTCTGACCTTAAGACTGGAGACTTGGAAAATACCCTGACATTCTCCCGTGGTTCTTATCCAACCAAGGGAGCTATTAGAATACATGGAGACCAGTCCGTTGAAGTTGGCTACATTAAGCCTCTTCCAAGGCATACCCTTACTGGTTCAGGGAATGCAAGCTCTGTCCCACATGGACCAGGTGTTACATTTCTTACACCACCTAGCAGAGGGATTCCAAGTGGTAGAGGGAAATCAAACTCCAGAGTGTGGCTAGGCAAACCAGTAGTGCGGTCAGGGCTCAGAATGAGGGGAGGTTTAGACTCCCGTCAAATGGATCGGCCAATCCAGCATCACACCTTCCTGGCAGATACGGCAGATGTGCGGCAGATTGAACAAGGTCTCCTACAGCTGATGGAAGACTTCCAGGCAGGGAATCTACGAGCTTTTG GGAAAGATTCTCGATTACGACAGATGGAAGCGATAAGAGAGCAACAAGAGAGATTAGCACGACTTCACTTTGACGTAGGAGCAGAACAG GATCTGTATCCACCGTTGTCTGAGGAAGGGTTAAGAACATCCCATGATAATATGAGAACACTTATGGAAAAACTTGCTCAGCTCTCAGAATCTATTGAACGTCTGCACACTAATACAAGTGGTGAAAGGAAAATTAGTAGTAATGAACGAAAGATTGCTTCTtctcagtcaaccaaccaacgagTCAATGAAAATGTAAGTCATTCAAAGTTTCAATCAGGGAACTGGAATCAGCACACACCTGAAAATCATATGACCAACCATCACAGTACTGAGTCCCCTGTCAGTATGCCTCTTCACAGTAACTGTAACAGCCACCTAATCAACAGTGTTGCTCAGCATGCTAGTCCTGGAAATTCCCGCTTAAACCATGGGCAGCATGCAACAAACCGACTCAGAAGCTCAGCTGGAACTCAAGTTGGTGGTTTGCTGAAGAATGGAAAGGTGGCAGATTCCTGA